From the Bacteroidota bacterium genome, the window TTTTACGAAAAAAATAAAAAATATTTTTTAGTTGATTTTGTTATGTACCTGGTTATTATCTTAGGAGTAATAATCTGTATGTTACTTATTATTTAATAATGAGAACAGTTAAGTCAGCAGTTAATTGCATTTGTGCTGGGTTGCTTGTTGTTTTTTGGCTACTGATTTTAGCTTCCTGTGGAAATACAAAACGTGCAACAAAATCAACAGAGATAAATGAAACAACCGAACGCGATAAAAAAACAAGTGTACTTTTAAAAGAAGCATTGAAGTACAAAAACACTTCGTATAAATTAGGCGGAACCGATTCGCACGGAATGGATTGTTCGGGACTAATGGTTACTTCATTTAAGAAAATTGCAGTTGAATTGCCCCGCACTTCTCGTGAGCAATCGGGCGTTGGCAAAGAAATTAATAAGTCTGAAGCTGCTGTAGGAGATTTATTATTTTTTGAAACATCCGGTAAGGCAAAAGGAATAAATCATGTTGGACTAATTACAAAAATTGCTAGCAATGGTCAAGTTACCTTTATCCATTCAACCCTGAAGGCCGGTGTTATTGAAGATACTCTTGATACACCTTACTATCAAAAAAGTTTTGTTAAAATTATGCGGGTGTATTAGAAAAATTATTGGCGATTTTCACGAGGAAGAGCAACAATTTTTTTCACAATCAGGTATTTTCGTTTCCCCCCAATCGTATAACCTAATAATGCATCTCCTTTGTATTCGCAAGGTATAGCTAGCTGTTTTGCATTTTCAGTAACTTGTTGATTGTTTAATTGAAAAGTACCCGTGGTATATGTACTTACAGTAATCACCAAGGTGTCGTTTTTTGAAAACACTGCTCCTCCATTTTTTTTGTTGTAAACAATAACATCATGGTATTCATTCTTAATCCATGATTGATCAATTACTAAATTTTCGCTGCTAGCAATTGCAACAATATTAAACACATAGCGAACTCCGGAAGGACTGCCAGCTGCACCACCCGAAAATTGTTGAGAACTGGCGGATGAACATTTGAGTTTTTTATCTGTAATGGCAGCATTAACTACCATTACAGATAAAAAGAAAAGAGAAGCAAGTGCTATTTTTTTCATACTTAATTTTCGTTGATCGTAATTTTTTCCATTACATCACCCATGCGAATATCGTCAAGTATATCCAATCCATCAACAACTTTTCCAAAGCAGGTGTGATTTCTATCAAGGTGTGCGGTATTGTTGCGACTCAATACAATAAAAAACTGTGAACCGCCAGTATCTCTTCCGGCATGAGCCATCGAAAGTACTCCACGATCGTGGTATTGATTCCCTCCATCTAATTCACATTTAATTTTGTATCCGGGACCTCCGGTTCCGGTACCTTTAGGACAGCCGCCTTGCACCACAAAATCAGGAATTACTCGGTGAAATGTCAAGCCATCATAAAATCCCTTTTTTGCTAAGTCGGTAAAGTTTTTTACTGTGTTGGGTGCATCTTTGTCATAAAACTCAACTTTTAAGATACCCTTATTTGTTTTAATTTCGGCTGTTGTCATAAACTTTTTAGCTTTTAATTTATTATTTAGTCTAAAAAAATTCCCATTCAGAATTTTTTCCAAAAATAGACTTTTTTAGCTAACCCTTGCCCAATCAACAAATCACACTTGTTAACTTTTATTAACGATAAGTTTTTTCGATTTAAGCGAATATTTTTTTTGTGTTCACACTTTAATTAATATTTTAGCCACAGATAAAAAACGACCATTCATCGAATTTAATAAAAATTGAAGAAGCTAAATTTCATAGTATTTTGTTTGCTGGTACTGAATGTACTTCCAGTTTTAGCAGGAAACAGCAAGGGAGAGCTATCTTCGGTTAGTACCGTTGAGGTTGGGAAGGATACTGTTCCTTTTCGAATTTCACCTGATTTTTTAAAAAATAATGACATCGAAAGCTTTGATGACATTGATAATAGCGATAACGACTTTGTTGACGAATCGGCTGCCTATGATCCCAACTTCGATTACTATGGTATTTGGGATACTATTAGCGTGAATCCATACAAAATGGATTTAACTCAAAAGCCTGACACTACCTTAATTATTTTACAAGATAGGTATCAATGCGACTACAATCATCCTTATTGCGGTAATATTACCTCTGATTTTGGTCCGAGAAGCCGGGTACGTTATCATTATGGAGTAGATATTAAACTCGAAACTGGTGAAGCTGTGCGCTGTTCGTTTGAAGGAACTGTGCGAATTGCTCGTCGTAGTTCCACCTTTGGAAATGTTGTAATGGTGCGACACAAGAATGGGTTGGAAACTATTTATGCGCATCTTTCGGCCATACATGTTAAAATAGGACAACATGTTGAATCGGGCGAAATACTTGGTTTAGGGGGTAATACAGGTCATTCTTCAGGAAGTCATTTGCATTACGAAGTACGTTACAAAGGAATGCCCATTAATCCGAATTCAATTATTTCGTTTAGTGAAGGAAGATTAGTGAGAGATAGTATTGCCATAGACAAAAGTAATTTTTCCTACATCGTTGATTTTCGCACTAAGTCAAAGTCCTATACAAAATCCGGAAAGCATGGAAAATACTACGTTGTTAAAAAGGGAGATACACTTGGCAAAATTGCACAACGTAAAAATGTTTCGCTAAAAAAATTGTGCAGACTAAATGGAATTCGCACTACAACAGTGCTCCGGCCTGGTAAACGCCTTCGATTGGTTTAATTTTTCGAGTTCAACTTCTCAAGTTTTTCTTTCGCACTTAATAAGTCGTTTTTAGTATCAATACTGCGTATTGTATCTTTATTTTTAGGAATTATTTTTAAAGCAGATATTTCTGATAGAAAATGTTGTAAGGCTACTTTTCCTGTTTCAAAATTAGCAGACAACTTGTACAATATCGGCTGTTCGTAGATTGCAAGTAAAGGTTCATATAGTTTAGCTGCTTCATTATAAAATGCAATTCCATTTACCGATTCATTTCGGTTGTGAAGAAGCAATTTCAAATCATCAAGCATTAAAAAAGGATAGTCGCAACCTACCAATAAGTAAGAAGCTTCGGGATATTTTTTAGCTGCTGTAAGCAAGGCTGCTATTGGACCATAATTTTCAAACTCTGGAGCATCAATTAAAACTGTAATTTCTTTGGGAAAATTGGACATTTGAGTTCTATTGCAAGATACAACCACAGTATCACAAAGTTTCGACAATAAGTTAAATACATGCAACCATTGGGCTTTCCCATGATACTGTAACATACTTTTGTCAGTACCCATTCGCTCGCTTTTTCCGCCTAAGGCAACAATACCAATTATGGGATACATGCTGTTACTTTTCTTTTTTCAAACCCGGAAATTTCATTTTTAATGCCTCTAAGGTTTCAACAATTTTTTTGGTAATAAGGTATTCTTTATACCAATTTTGGTCGCTTGGAATTATATTCCATTCTGCACCAGTGGAACAATTTGTAAAAACATCTTCATAGCATTTCATGTATTGGCTCCAAAGCTTTCGCTCCAAAATATCATTTTCATTGTGTTTCCACATTTTACTTGTATCATTTAACCGTTCATTCAATCTTTGTAATTGCTCCTCTTTTGATACATGTAAATAAAATTTCAACACAATTGTTCCATTATCAACCAGCATTTTTTCGAAATTATTTATTTGTTCGAAGCGTTGACGGATTGTGTTTTCATCAACCCATTTATGCACTCGTTGTATTAAAACATCTTCGTAGTGCGAACGATTGAAAATACCCATCATTCCTTTTTCAGGTACTTCCTGATGAATACGCCATAAGAAATCGTGTTTCAATTCAAGTTCGCTGGGCTTTTTGAAAGCAATAACTTTGCAACCAATTGGATTTACCGGTTCAAAAACATTCTTAATTGCACCATCCTTTCCGGATGCATCCATTCCTTGTAAAATCACTAACAAAGCATGCTTCCCTTCTGCGTAAAGCAAATTTTGCAAAGCTTCTAATTTGAGCTTTAATTTTAAGGTTTCCTTTTTAATGTTGTCTTTGCTCAGCTTTTTAGGAGCACGGGTACTGATGGAACTTAATCTTGTTTTTAACATAGCATATACTCTAAATTAATTCTCCTCTAAGATAGGAAACAAGTAACAACTTTTGTCATTGTTTAATTTAGAAGGAAAGTAACGTTTCTATTAATGCAATCGTTCATTAATCTGCGTTGAAAAAATCAGCTGTAAAGTTTACCAGGTATAACTTTTCTGATGCTCGTGTAACTGCTGTATATAGCCATCTTAAAAATTCGGCATTTATCATTTCTTCCGTGATGTACCCTTGTTCAACAAATACACAAGGCCATTGTCCTCCTTGTGCTTTATGGCAAGTTACTGCATACGCAAATTTTACTTGCAAAGCATTAAAAAAGGGATCTGCTTTTATTTTTAAAAAGCGTTTCGATTTGTTGGGTTCATTTGAATATTCAGCTGCAACAGATTGATACAATTTATTGTTTTCAGAATAGGTTAATGCAGGTGCTTCTGATTGTATTGTGGATAAGAGTAATTTTACATCGAACTCAGAATCGTCAGTGTAATCAAGCATTTTAATGGTAACATCAGCAAAACGAAACCCATGTTTTTCACTAAATTTTTTGATTCTTTTTATTTGTACAATATCACCGTTTGCAATAAAATCTGCCTTCGCATCTTCGGGCAACCAGTAATAATTGTTTTTTACCACCATCAGTAAATCTCCTTCGGCAAGTTCGGTTTCACGCCAAAGAATTTGATTACGAATTTGCTGGTTATAGCCATTGGCGCGTTTGTTCGAGCGGCAAATCATCATAGTTCCCTCTTCACCGAATTTCCGAAATGCACTTTCCAAATTTTCAATTAATTCATTCCCATTAATGTGTGCTATGTCGTTAAAGGAATTCAGTGAAAATTTAGGAATGCCTTCTTGCTGCATTTTAATAGCGAAACGCAGTGCAGTTGCATTGGTTAGTATTCCCGACTCTTCTGCTTGTCGCATCACTTCCGTTAATTCGGTAGCATGAATGGTTACTGGAAATGCATGTTTTAAATAAGTTAAATCTAAGGCCGGACTTTGCTCCAATCCTACAGGAGGAAGTTGTGCAGTATCGCCAATAAAAAGCAATTTGCAGTTTTTGCCTTGCGCCACATAGCGCATTAAATCATCGAGAAGGCTTTGATTGCCTGAAATTGCTTCATCTTTTGAACTGTTGCCATCACCAATCATCGAAGCTTCATCAACTATAAAAATGGTTTGCTCATGCTTGTTGGGTTGTAACACAAATAGGGCAGCACCTGCTTCCTTATCGACTTTAGGTTTGTAAATTTTTTTGTGAATAGTGAAAGCAGGCTTGCGCGAATAATTGCTTAATACTTTAGCGGCTCTTCCAGTAGGAGCAAGCAGTACATAGCTTATATTAAAAGTAGGAAGTGTGCTCACCAAAGCTCCAACAATGCTGGTTTTACCGGTACCAGCATATCCTTTCAATAAAAAAACGCAATTTTCCTTTTCCGAAAAACAAAATGCAGTAAGTTGTTTTATTAATTTACTTTGTCCCGATGTCGGCTCATGCACGAAATTTTTAAGCATGAGTTTTTCAAAGTTTTCCCCGTTTGTCATTTTAGAATTCAGCATAATCTAACCTCCGCTTTGCTATGTATAACAAAACGCATTTCAATTTTATTCGTTCTTGTAAGTAAATCGAATGTAGGTTGAATCATGTTTTTTATTTTGAATAGGGAAAATTTTAATTGAGTTGCCTCATAAAATCGACCATGCGCCACACATCTTCAAATGAATTGTACAATGGGGCAGGAGCTACCCGAATAACATTCGGTTCACGCCAATCTGATATAACCCCCTTTGCGGTTAGTTGATTAAAATACTCGCGTGCATCTCCACCGTGCGCCAAAATGCTCAACTGCGCTCCTCGCTGTTTTTTGTCGCGAGGCGTAATAATTTCTAACTGATAGTTTCCTTTTTTTGCATTTAATTCGTCCAGCAAAAACTCGAGGTATCCTGTAAGTAAGTCTCTTTTTTTGGTGAGTGCTTCCATTCCTACTTCATCAAATATATCTAAACTTGCTTTACATGCAGCCATGCTCAAAATAGGAGCATTACTCAATTGCCATCCTTCTGCACCTACAATAGGAACAAAACCCTTTTCCATTTTAAAACGAACTTCCTTTGTATGCCCCCACCAACCGGCAAAGCGTGGTAAATTTTCATTTTCGTGTTGCTGATGAACAAAGGCACCGGCTACTCCACCTGGACCCGAATTCAAATATTTATAGCTACACCAACAAGCAAAGTCTACTTTCCAATCGTGTAGTTTTAATACTAAGTTTCCGGCTGCATGAGCTAAATCAAAGCCTACGAAGGCGCCTGCTTGGTGTCCAGCTTGGGTAATTGCTTCCATATCGAACACTTGCCCGCTATAATAATTTACACCACCAATCAGGATCAATGCTAACTCTTCTTTATTTTTTTCAATGGTCGCAAGTATATCTTCTTGTCGTATGCAATGCTCGCCTTCACGGGGATGTACTTCAACGATTGCATTTTCAGGTGCAAAGCCATGAAATTTTACCTGACTTTCAAGCGCATACTGATCGGAAGGAAAAGCTTTTGCTTCACAAATAATTTTAAAGCGCTTAGCTGTAGGCCTGTAAAAACTTACCATTAATAAATGCAAATTAACTGTAAGCTGATTCATCATAACCACTTCGCTGGGTAAAGCACCAACAATTTTTGCAGCCTGATTGGTTAAATTTTCATGATAAGAAACCCAAGGGAGTTTGGCCATGAAATGACCTTCAACTCCGTAATGTGCCCAATCATCCAGTTCTTGTTTTAAATTGTCAAGCACTGTTTTCGGTTGTAACCCTAGTGAATTACCTGTAAAATATAAAAGTGGCTTACCCTCATGATGTGGAAAATGAAAACGATTTCGGTAATTTTTTAATGGGTCAATGCTGTCTTGTTGTTGCGCAAATTCGAGCGAGTTGATATAGTTCATTGTGTAAAAGTTGATGGATGCTGTTAAGCGAATACAGTATAAAATTCAATTGCCTAAAGATATATCTTTGCCCTCAATTTAAAATTTAAAAATATGAAACGCGATAAATCAGAAGCATTATTTGAAAAGGCAAAAAACTATTTTCCGGGGGGAGTTAATTCACCTGTAAGAGCGTTTCGATCGGTTGGTGGCACACCTGTATTTATTGAAAAAGGTGATGGTTGCAAGTTGTGGGATGCAGATGGTAATGAATACATTGATTTTTGTTGTTCATGGGGGCCTTTAATTTTAGGTCATAATAATGCCAAGGTGCGTAATAAAGTAGTTGAAACCATTGCTAACGGGACTTCTTTTGGCGCGCCTACACGATTAGAAAATGAATTGGCTGAATTAATATTGAGCAACAATAAGTATATCCAGAAAATACGTTTTGTTAGTTCGGGTACAGAAGCTGTTATGAGCGCTATTCGCCTTGCAAGAGGCTATACAGGTAGAAACAAGATTTTGAAATTTGAAGGTTGCTATCATGGCCATGTTGATTCCTTGTTGGTAAAGGCAGGTAGTGGTTTAGTTACTTTTGGAAATTCTTCGTCTGCAGGTATACCTGAATGTTTTGTAAACGAAACCATAGTTGTATCATTAAATAATTTAGCAGCTGTTAAAAGCGCTTTCGCGGAATTTAAAAATGAAATTGCCTGTGTGATAATTGAGCCGATTCCTGCTAACAATGGACTTTTGCTACAAACCGACGAATTTTTAAAAGAACTTCGAACTGTGTGCAGTGCCGAAGGAACTTTACTCATTTTCGACGAAGTTATTTCCGGCTTTAGAGTTGGATTTACTGGCGCAGCAGGATATTACGGCATACAACCCGATATTTGTACCTATGGTAAAATTATTGGAGGTGGATTGCCGGTGGGTGCTTATGGAGCAAGTGCCGAAATTATGAGCAATATTTCGCCTGAAGGTAAAGTATATCAGGCGGGTACTTTATCAGGGAATCCGGTAGCCATGAGTGCAGGAATAGCCCAATTGACCGAATGTTTGAAGCCCAATTTTTATGAACAATTAAAAACCAAAACTGACGCATTTATTCGTGAAGTTTGTGATTATGCTAAGTCAAAGTCCTACGATTTTAGTATGTATTCAATTGGTTCAATATTTTGGATAGCATTTAGCAAGGCAGAAGCAATTCGAAGTGCCGATGAAATAGATGCTACCGGTATGGATAAGTTCAGAGTGTTTTATCATGAATTGCTCAAAAGAGGCGTTTATCTTGGCCCATCCGGGTATGAAGTAGGTTTTGTTTCGGAAGCGCATTCACAAGATGATTTAAGTAAAGCAGCCAAACATTTTTGTGCAGCATTAGACCTTGTTTTCAGCACGAAATCGGCTAACTGACAACAATCAGTTTTTCGCTTTATTTTATAACAAGTATTTTACGTTCTTTGCGGAAAAATTTAGTAGTGCATTTGGCTGCATAGTTTTTTAATTTTTAATTCATTTTCTTAATCTTAGCTTTATATACATGTATTGGATTTTAATAGTAATTTTCTTCGCTCATTGGTTTTTCTCCTTGTTTTTTCACACCGCTTTTTTGCACCGATTTGGCTCGCATAAAATGTTTACAATGAGTGCTTTTACTGAAAAAGTATTCTATTTTTTTACTTGGTTTTTTCAGGGATCGTCCTACTTGGTGCCAAGAGCATATGCTGTAATGCACCGTATGCATCACGAATATAGTGATACCAAAAAAGATCCACATTCGCCTATTTTTTACCGAGATGTTTTTCAAATGATGTGGGAAACGAAAAAAATTTACAACGATTTCAAAACCGGAGCAATTAAACCCGATAATCAGTTTTCTAAAGACTTACCTGTTTGGGATAAGATGGACCGCTTTGGCGACCACATGTTAGTACGCATTATTTGGGGAGCAATTTACTTTTCAATTTATGCCTTTGTGATAACTCGATACGATTTATCGTGGTGGTGGTGTGCTTTATTGCCAATACATTTTTTGATGGGTCCAATTCAAGGCGCATTTGTAAATTGGTGTGGACATAAATATGGTTACCAAAATTTCGATAACCACGATCATTCCCACAATACAACTCCTTTTGGATTGCTCTTGATGGGTGAATTGTTTCAGAATAATCACCACAAATATCCTTTAGCACCCAACTTCGCTAAAAAATGGTTTGAGATAGATTTTACTTATCCCATACTTAAATTTTTATCGTGGATAAAGGTGATTCGTTTTGCCGAAGTAAAGGCTTAATTGAATAAACATTTTTTCTCTAATTCTTTTTTTCTTCAGGTCTATCCTTCAATTGAGAGTACTTCGAGTTGTGAAAGCTTGTCTTTTAACTTGCGGCTATTATTCTCGCAATTGCAATAAAACAAAATTGCAGCAGCATTAATCCTTCAATTCCAAAGGATACATAGTACTCGCTAACAGGAGCCTTGCATTTATTAATTACAAGTATCGATAACAAACCAGAAAGTATATATGCAGCAGCTTTCAATTGATCAGGTCCTGAATGGGAAAATAAATAAATCAAGTACATTACACAAAACAGCAGCAAACTTAATTGCGCCAGTTTAACTGTTTTTTTTACACCCAATGCAATCGGAAAAGTAACAATCTTTAAAGCCGCATCAATGTGCATATCACGTATGTCGAAAGGCAAAGTAATTGCAAACAAGAATAAAAACCGACTCGTTAATTGAAACGCAACATCACCTGAAAAAAAATTAAAATTGGAATCTTGCAATTGGGGAAATACTACCGTAACAAAGCTCCATACGCCTGCTACCAAAAATATTTTTAAAAATGGCAATGAACGCAATTGGATTTTGCTAGTTTTTTTGAAACTCAATGGGGTTGCATAAAACAGGGAAATAATAAAGAGCGGCACTAAATAAAGAAGCGAACTGCTACTCAAATTGAATAATGATACAAGCATTCCCAAACAGGCAATTAAGCAGGTAATTCCATAAAAACCCCTGTGCGAACTAATCCAAATGCTTCGCGCTGTGTTGGGCATAACTTGTTCCTTATCGGGAAATAAAAATTTTCGATAATTATAAATTAAAAGTGTTGCGAAAAACAGAAATAAGGAATAGGGATTTACGAA encodes:
- a CDS encoding C40 family peptidase — protein: MRTVKSAVNCICAGLLVVFWLLILASCGNTKRATKSTEINETTERDKKTSVLLKEALKYKNTSYKLGGTDSHGMDCSGLMVTSFKKIAVELPRTSREQSGVGKEINKSEAAVGDLLFFETSGKAKGINHVGLITKIASNGQVTFIHSTLKAGVIEDTLDTPYYQKSFVKIMRVY
- a CDS encoding peptidylprolyl isomerase, whose protein sequence is MTTAEIKTNKGILKVEFYDKDAPNTVKNFTDLAKKGFYDGLTFHRVIPDFVVQGGCPKGTGTGGPGYKIKCELDGGNQYHDRGVLSMAHAGRDTGGSQFFIVLSRNNTAHLDRNHTCFGKVVDGLDILDDIRMGDVMEKITINEN
- a CDS encoding peptidoglycan DD-metalloendopeptidase family protein, whose product is MKKLNFIVFCLLVLNVLPVLAGNSKGELSSVSTVEVGKDTVPFRISPDFLKNNDIESFDDIDNSDNDFVDESAAYDPNFDYYGIWDTISVNPYKMDLTQKPDTTLIILQDRYQCDYNHPYCGNITSDFGPRSRVRYHYGVDIKLETGEAVRCSFEGTVRIARRSSTFGNVVMVRHKNGLETIYAHLSAIHVKIGQHVESGEILGLGGNTGHSSGSHLHYEVRYKGMPINPNSIISFSEGRLVRDSIAIDKSNFSYIVDFRTKSKSYTKSGKHGKYYVVKKGDTLGKIAQRKNVSLKKLCRLNGIRTTTVLRPGKRLRLV
- a CDS encoding molybdenum cofactor guanylyltransferase — its product is MYPIIGIVALGGKSERMGTDKSMLQYHGKAQWLHVFNLLSKLCDTVVVSCNRTQMSNFPKEITVLIDAPEFENYGPIAALLTAAKKYPEASYLLVGCDYPFLMLDDLKLLLHNRNESVNGIAFYNEAAKLYEPLLAIYEQPILYKLSANFETGKVALQHFLSEISALKIIPKNKDTIRSIDTKNDLLSAKEKLEKLNSKN
- a CDS encoding polyphosphate kinase, coding for MLKTRLSSISTRAPKKLSKDNIKKETLKLKLKLEALQNLLYAEGKHALLVILQGMDASGKDGAIKNVFEPVNPIGCKVIAFKKPSELELKHDFLWRIHQEVPEKGMMGIFNRSHYEDVLIQRVHKWVDENTIRQRFEQINNFEKMLVDNGTIVLKFYLHVSKEEQLQRLNERLNDTSKMWKHNENDILERKLWSQYMKCYEDVFTNCSTGAEWNIIPSDQNWYKEYLITKKIVETLEALKMKFPGLKKEK
- a CDS encoding AAA family ATPase codes for the protein MTNGENFEKLMLKNFVHEPTSGQSKLIKQLTAFCFSEKENCVFLLKGYAGTGKTSIVGALVSTLPTFNISYVLLAPTGRAAKVLSNYSRKPAFTIHKKIYKPKVDKEAGAALFVLQPNKHEQTIFIVDEASMIGDGNSSKDEAISGNQSLLDDLMRYVAQGKNCKLLFIGDTAQLPPVGLEQSPALDLTYLKHAFPVTIHATELTEVMRQAEESGILTNATALRFAIKMQQEGIPKFSLNSFNDIAHINGNELIENLESAFRKFGEEGTMMICRSNKRANGYNQQIRNQILWRETELAEGDLLMVVKNNYYWLPEDAKADFIANGDIVQIKRIKKFSEKHGFRFADVTIKMLDYTDDSEFDVKLLLSTIQSEAPALTYSENNKLYQSVAAEYSNEPNKSKRFLKIKADPFFNALQVKFAYAVTCHKAQGGQWPCVFVEQGYITEEMINAEFLRWLYTAVTRASEKLYLVNFTADFFNAD
- the kynU gene encoding kynureninase, which gives rise to MNYINSLEFAQQQDSIDPLKNYRNRFHFPHHEGKPLLYFTGNSLGLQPKTVLDNLKQELDDWAHYGVEGHFMAKLPWVSYHENLTNQAAKIVGALPSEVVMMNQLTVNLHLLMVSFYRPTAKRFKIICEAKAFPSDQYALESQVKFHGFAPENAIVEVHPREGEHCIRQEDILATIEKNKEELALILIGGVNYYSGQVFDMEAITQAGHQAGAFVGFDLAHAAGNLVLKLHDWKVDFACWCSYKYLNSGPGGVAGAFVHQQHENENLPRFAGWWGHTKEVRFKMEKGFVPIVGAEGWQLSNAPILSMAACKASLDIFDEVGMEALTKKRDLLTGYLEFLLDELNAKKGNYQLEIITPRDKKQRGAQLSILAHGGDAREYFNQLTAKGVISDWREPNVIRVAPAPLYNSFEDVWRMVDFMRQLN
- the hemL gene encoding glutamate-1-semialdehyde 2,1-aminomutase — its product is MKRDKSEALFEKAKNYFPGGVNSPVRAFRSVGGTPVFIEKGDGCKLWDADGNEYIDFCCSWGPLILGHNNAKVRNKVVETIANGTSFGAPTRLENELAELILSNNKYIQKIRFVSSGTEAVMSAIRLARGYTGRNKILKFEGCYHGHVDSLLVKAGSGLVTFGNSSSAGIPECFVNETIVVSLNNLAAVKSAFAEFKNEIACVIIEPIPANNGLLLQTDEFLKELRTVCSAEGTLLIFDEVISGFRVGFTGAAGYYGIQPDICTYGKIIGGGLPVGAYGASAEIMSNISPEGKVYQAGTLSGNPVAMSAGIAQLTECLKPNFYEQLKTKTDAFIREVCDYAKSKSYDFSMYSIGSIFWIAFSKAEAIRSADEIDATGMDKFRVFYHELLKRGVYLGPSGYEVGFVSEAHSQDDLSKAAKHFCAALDLVFSTKSAN
- a CDS encoding acyl-CoA desaturase codes for the protein MYWILIVIFFAHWFFSLFFHTAFLHRFGSHKMFTMSAFTEKVFYFFTWFFQGSSYLVPRAYAVMHRMHHEYSDTKKDPHSPIFYRDVFQMMWETKKIYNDFKTGAIKPDNQFSKDLPVWDKMDRFGDHMLVRIIWGAIYFSIYAFVITRYDLSWWWCALLPIHFLMGPIQGAFVNWCGHKYGYQNFDNHDHSHNTTPFGLLLMGELFQNNHHKYPLAPNFAKKWFEIDFTYPILKFLSWIKVIRFAEVKA